One genomic window of Trichlorobacter lovleyi includes the following:
- a CDS encoding MerR family transcriptional regulator, with product MYRITQLARSFGLSRSTLLYYDRVGLLCPTGRSEAGYRLYSAADKERLALVCSYRQAGLGIEEIRCLLATAADGSEAVIRQRLQAIGNEIRQLQAQQRLLAGMLTLPTGGELSQAVDKQTWIEMLRAAGMDDQAMCQWHSEFERRAPQAHQAFLLSLGISEQESDQIRKHAASQTALPVRSST from the coding sequence ATGTATCGTATTACCCAGCTGGCCCGCAGCTTCGGGCTTTCACGCAGCACCCTGCTGTACTACGACCGGGTCGGCCTGCTCTGTCCCACCGGCCGCAGTGAGGCGGGCTATCGCCTCTATTCAGCTGCCGACAAGGAACGGCTGGCCCTGGTCTGTTCCTACCGCCAGGCAGGTCTGGGGATAGAGGAGATCCGCTGTCTGCTGGCAACGGCAGCAGACGGCAGCGAGGCGGTCATCCGGCAGCGGCTGCAGGCTATCGGCAACGAGATCAGACAACTGCAGGCCCAGCAACGGCTGCTGGCCGGGATGCTCACGCTGCCAACCGGCGGAGAGCTGTCACAGGCGGTGGACAAGCAGACCTGGATTGAGATGCTGCGGGCCGCCGGCATGGACGACCAGGCCATGTGCCAGTGGCACAGCGAATTTGAGCGGCGCGCCCCCCAGGCCCATCAGGCCTTTCTGCTGTCGTTGGGGATCAGCGAGCAGGAGAGCGACCAAATCAGAAAACATGCCGCCTCACAGACAGCCCTGCCGGTCAGGAGTTCCACTTGA
- a CDS encoding cache domain-containing protein encodes MNSQGSPHGSRSGVTGFLLNRRLSLVVAAASFVTVLLLALGVAAFVDSYLKEKNGQSLAELAFHMSQTLDNGVYERFGDLLQISHRLDFRSLQQNPQKLRAYLEQQQRFFPEYAWLGFVRPDGTVLAGTGGMLERKNISAREWVQAGKQNPYAGDVHEAMLLSALLPQPQDGEPLRLIDLALPIYDDQNRLLGVMGAHLSWQWAKDIRKNLLSHNLDGREIEILILNSKGSVLLGSSGGASNGMDLSKLLSFRQAREFKVGSVSEQWPDGNRYTSGYARGKGRPDFNGLNWIVLARQSDAIVHQETSAIMQKAVLLGLLIGLLAGAGCWFSVSRALEPLQQIEEALARLDQDAATLPETLPTTRRDALAGFARKLYSRLIDMYGREHQLLAEREELRAELTQHFDTKAHLAELRRSLELRVLERTADLQDTNRLLEQQLEQAAATLLSCRQYLQDHPDSTGLQAQIRKNLELLRTPPADTAVQGSQTATEPSVREKL; translated from the coding sequence ATGAACAGCCAGGGTTCGCCGCATGGTTCCAGGTCAGGGGTAACCGGTTTCCTGCTTAACCGGCGCCTTTCACTGGTTGTTGCCGCTGCCTCCTTTGTCACGGTGTTGTTGTTGGCTCTGGGAGTTGCTGCGTTTGTTGACAGCTACCTGAAGGAGAAAAACGGCCAGTCCCTGGCTGAACTGGCCTTCCACATGTCTCAGACGCTGGATAACGGGGTCTATGAGCGTTTTGGCGACCTGCTGCAGATCAGCCATCGTCTTGATTTTCGCAGTCTGCAACAAAATCCCCAGAAGTTGCGTGCGTATCTGGAACAGCAGCAGCGTTTTTTCCCGGAATACGCCTGGCTGGGGTTTGTGCGTCCTGACGGGACCGTGCTGGCAGGTACGGGCGGGATGCTGGAGCGCAAAAACATCAGTGCGCGGGAGTGGGTTCAGGCAGGCAAGCAGAACCCCTATGCCGGGGATGTGCATGAAGCCATGCTCTTGTCCGCGCTGCTTCCTCAGCCACAGGATGGTGAGCCGCTGCGCCTGATTGATCTGGCCCTGCCGATTTATGATGACCAGAACCGGCTGCTGGGGGTCATGGGAGCCCACCTGAGCTGGCAGTGGGCCAAGGATATCCGCAAAAACCTGCTCAGCCACAATCTTGATGGCCGTGAAATAGAAATTCTTATTCTGAACAGCAAAGGCAGTGTCCTGCTGGGAAGTTCCGGCGGGGCCTCCAATGGTATGGATCTGTCAAAACTGCTGAGTTTTCGCCAGGCCAGAGAGTTTAAAGTCGGCTCGGTCTCTGAACAGTGGCCCGATGGAAACCGTTATACCAGTGGCTATGCCCGCGGCAAGGGCCGCCCTGATTTTAACGGACTCAACTGGATTGTGCTTGCGCGGCAAAGCGACGCGATCGTTCACCAGGAGACCTCAGCCATCATGCAGAAGGCTGTGCTGCTTGGTCTGCTGATCGGCTTGTTGGCAGGGGCAGGCTGTTGGTTCAGCGTTTCCCGGGCGCTTGAGCCGCTGCAGCAGATTGAGGAGGCACTGGCACGGCTTGATCAGGATGCCGCTACGTTACCGGAAACGCTGCCCACTACGCGCCGTGACGCACTGGCGGGTTTTGCCCGGAAGCTCTATAGCCGGCTGATTGACATGTATGGCCGGGAACACCAGCTTCTGGCAGAGCGGGAAGAGTTGCGGGCAGAACTGACACAGCACTTTGATACCAAGGCACATCTGGCCGAACTGCGCAGGAGCCTTGAGTTGCGGGTGCTTGAGCGGACTGCGGACCTGCAGGATACAAACCGTCTGCTGGAACAGCAGCTTGAGCAGGCCGCGGCAACGTTGCTCTCCTGCCGGCAGTATCTGCAGGATCATCCGGACAGCACCGGCTTACAGGCTCAGATCCGGAAGAATCTGGAGCTGTTGAGGACACCACCCGCCGACACGGCGGTACAGGGCAGCCAGACCGCCACTGAACCGTCTGTTCGGGAGAAGCTATGA
- a CDS encoding bacteriohemerythrin, translated as MEHVLWEARYTVGNERLDQQHQRIVGMINQLGEAMDTGAEKATLMKILSDLAGYAKTHFSEEERTLVEHQYQALDEHREQHARLNRQLADFYRTFYTSSRPQTREVMAFLQSWLYDHILEQDKRYAPCLETAA; from the coding sequence ATGGAACATGTGCTATGGGAAGCGCGTTATACTGTTGGTAATGAACGGCTTGATCAGCAGCATCAGAGGATTGTCGGCATGATCAACCAGCTGGGTGAGGCAATGGATACCGGTGCAGAGAAGGCCACCCTGATGAAAATACTGTCCGATCTGGCCGGCTATGCCAAGACCCATTTCAGCGAGGAAGAACGGACCCTGGTCGAGCATCAGTACCAGGCTCTTGATGAACACCGCGAACAGCATGCCCGGCTTAACCGCCAGCTGGCTGATTTTTATCGAACCTTCTACACCAGCTCCCGCCCGCAGACCAGGGAGGTCATGGCCTTTTTACAGAGCTGGCTGTATGACCACATTCTTGAGCAGGATAAACGTTATGCACCGTGTCTGGAAACCGCAGCATAG